One genomic window of Moorella glycerini includes the following:
- a CDS encoding 4Fe-4S dicluster domain-containing protein — protein sequence MAKQLGFLVDTEKCIGCFSCEMACKNEYQTEVKPRWRRVYQLREASLPYPERNFISLACHHCADPACLKVCPVGAYSKREDGIVLHDHARCIGCRLCTMACPYGAPQYNEKERRVEKCNLCYQKIDRNEEPACVAACPVGALQLIRDLNSFPEPSTVKELPGFPDITITRPSIRFVPPRAGVQMRRDV from the coding sequence GTGGCCAAGCAACTAGGTTTTCTGGTGGATACGGAAAAATGCATAGGCTGCTTTAGCTGTGAGATGGCCTGTAAGAACGAATACCAGACGGAGGTCAAGCCCCGCTGGCGGCGGGTCTACCAGCTGCGGGAGGCCAGTCTCCCTTATCCGGAGCGCAACTTTATATCCCTGGCCTGCCACCACTGCGCCGACCCGGCCTGCCTTAAGGTCTGCCCGGTGGGGGCCTACAGCAAGCGCGAGGACGGCATCGTCCTCCATGACCATGCCCGCTGCATCGGCTGCCGCTTGTGCACCATGGCCTGCCCCTATGGGGCCCCCCAGTACAACGAAAAAGAACGCCGGGTGGAAAAGTGCAACCTCTGCTACCAGAAGATAGACCGCAATGAGGAGCCGGCCTGCGTGGCCGCCTGCCCGGTAGGGGCGCTGCAGCTCATCAGGGATCTCAATTCCTTCCCCGAGCCGAGCACTGTAAAAGAACTGCCGGGATTTCCCGATATAACCATCACCCGGCCATCCATCCGCTTCGTACCCCCGCGAGCCGGAGTCCAGATGAGGAGGGATGTTTGA